CTCAGAGAGCCACCCAACTTTATGGTCTTCCCATAACTTTTCCATGATAACAAAAGAAAGATCACAGTTAGCTAGATTGCTCACACCCAAGCCAGTGTGTCTAATATGTGAATCCCAACTCCATTTGCCAAATGGGGCCCTAGGACACCACAGAAAGTGTGAATCGTTAAATATAATCTTCATTATTCTATAAATTGCACCATGAGATCTTTATTAAAGGTGAAGGgggaaaataactatttttaaaatggTACAAGATACATGGTGATTTTCATGTGGCATATGGATGAATTTCATTTCAGATCAATATTAGTTTGCATTTTCAGAAATCATGTTACCGGGAAAGTTCGACACAAAACCACCTCTCTCCTCAATGCTCTCCCTTTCCATGCTTGGCTCATGATCAATCGATAGTTGTTTGGCAACACCATTCTTACAGATAACAGCTCGAGAATCCCCAACGTTAGCCACCACCAACTTCTGGCCATTAATCAAAATTGCTGTAACTGCAGTAGAACCACCTTTACCCAAATCAACTGCTTTCTCCAAAATATTGTCATCAGTTATGCGATAAGCTTTCCTGATTGCTTTCTCTGTTTGTGTCCAGAAGTCAGGCTACTTGGaggaaagagaaacaaaaatgaaatataattacatatgtgcatatatatcatatcaaaacgTCCGTACCATTTATGGGGCATAAGAAAGAAACAAGGATTGCAATTGAATCTACCTcctttaaaatattctcaaacaAATGAGACCTCAGATAATTCGGAACATCATGGCTCAAATGGCCATCAAAGATTGCAAATAGACCAAGCTCATGGTCATCAACTTGCTTAAACTGTGCAACGACATAATCTTCCATGGGATGATGTGATTTTCCCTTTACCAGGTGAAAGCCATGGGTTATGTTCTTTGACATCTTGCTCTTCCCTTTTCCAGAGTCAGGATCTGATGAACCTAACCCTACTTTTTCCTGCAATAAATTATTCACAATGGTTATTCCAAAGGAGAATACCCAACCtcttcaaaactcaaaataaaaggGTGttgaaataaataacaatattgTAACCTGTTGATGAACGGCATCTACGTTATAACTTCACATATTAACACATCTCAGCAATAGTGATAACGCTGGACTAGCAGAAACATCCTCTATTTTTAGGATACGTATGACAATTTTATTAATGGGCAGCAAGGCGCGATCTAACAGGGTACATATAATTAACACACACCTAAGTTAGCAAGAGGCCAAGGACACAAAAAGTTCAGAAAACTAAAGGTGGAGAAACATCCTTTGCATTTATGGTATCGGTTCCccaaaatacatttttctttgTTACTTTCAATTACATCATATAAACATTTCCTTTGACAGAATCTGTTTTACTGAACCTcgtgaaatgaaagaaagaaacaagcaAACGGAGAAGATTTACTAAATATTAGACACGTATAACACAAAACCCGAGATCCTTAGTTGGTTTGTTTGCTTGATGTAATTTGATGTCTGATTGAAGTTGAAGAGTGCTGTTATGGTTTGCATATACTTGAATGTgaaattcttaaataaaaaaaatatcgacAATTTCGAACAGTTGACGTTGGATCGAAATAAAAGAACTCACTCGACGCCATTAATTTGATAACTTGCCTTCAAGATCCCTAGACTAGCTGATGTAAATAAACTTCAAACTGTTGTACAACTGAGGAGCCACTCGATCCGATAGCATGATCACAATTCGAAATCCGACTCTCGATTCAACGTTGGATGATTATATTCAACGTTTCCTAGAAGCTACTTTCGTGACAACTCAATTTCCATGAGAAATGGATCGTGGTCAACCCCAtatagatacatatatatagatctaTATCATCACACCAATGTTAAAGAAAATTATAGCAAATTAAGCAGATCGTACAAGCAGCAAAAGAAGAAACGTGAAAAATAGATTGAAATCCACGAAAGTAGGTGCGAAGAAATTGAGTAAACGCACCTTCATCTTGAGGAGGATCTCTCTGCCGGTCATGGTTTCTGTTCCCGCAGAGCTGCTTCTTATATACGTAGATGATAATACACAGAAAGAGCGAAGaagcacgagagagagagagaaagagctgGAGAGAGAGGGGAAGTGGAGATCCGGACAGGTGTGATTTGTGTAAGAGATGAGGATCGGAGTCCTGTTGACACGCCCACAGTGTTTCCTTCCTCGGTCCCAATGTCGCGTTCTCTGCAGTCACCGAAGCGCGTTGCCCCAACCCCTTCCCCCCACTTGTGTCTTGTCTACTgtttatataacaaaataaaataaacttttttctcaatctcaatcattatcttttttttcatttattattattttttgacataATTAGATAGGAGGCAAATAATGGTGGTAAGTAAAGCCGAAGTCAAATCATGATAAAGAGTTGGGCCTTGGTAAAGTAATCCCAAACCCAAAAAGGCCCAACCTGTCAAAACTAAGCTTGTAAAGTAGGCCTACAAATACTCAGTAAGTAGTAACCTTAATTCATGGGCCTTCATGTTATGTGTCGTAGGATGCGGGCTAAATCGATGTAAGATATTGTTTTGGACGCTTCATCTACACGTCGTTTTGAATACTTGACAGTATCGTGAGCCTCCTGAATGTTATCAGCTATACAAAATATCAGTTAGACGTTTAAAATTGATAGTATTTTTTATTGGTACTGGAGGCTCTATTCAAACCTTAAAAGCCCATCTATCATAAAAGCCTAACGAGAGAAAAGCCCACAGAAGAAGTCCTGGGCTGATTGATGTGAACAAGGGAGTCCAAGGTGAATCGAAATTATATATGCATCATGCTATCTTTCATGAAAGGATAGAGACCTTATGCAGTTGCATGGTCATTCAAATGTTGAGTGATGATCTAAATCGATAAATTCTGAATAAGATAAGTATTGTGCATGAACCTATATATATCAGGTAACCTTTAAAAGTAAATGATCAAATTCTCTTTTTGATTTCTAAATTCTTTGATTGCATTTGCTGATTTAGACATCGGAGTTTTTCCAGGTAGATCACACCAGTGCCTCTAAATAGGATGTGGACTAACGATTGCAAATGGGAAATAAGACACGTCCTTAACAGGCATAATGCATGAGAAGTTTGAAAGAGACCCGTTATTCTCAACTTCAAAATGAATTAGCATCGTCCATCTTAACAGCTTTTGTAGAGTAAGCTTAGTGTCTGTTTGAGATTATGGTaagaaatataacttatagCTTTAAGACTTATAGTTTATAATTgaagtaataagttctactgttaaaacattatttgttgtttgataactatatatttaaaacactttcaagtatgttacgtttgtttgaaaataaattttaaaaaatgtttactAATGTAGAAATtatgattatttgaatcttaaaaaattatggtcatattcttgaaaatttgaaaattataattgtttaaaattatatgaGTATTTTCGTTCATTAATAGTCTTTTTAAAACTCGAATTACGTTTTGCATTATCATGAAAAAACAAGTTTAAGGaaaaacatcattttcctaaatgatacttttcctcaaacatactttttagtttatttgatatTAAAGTAATATTGAATATCCAAATaacctaattttttcattaaagagtttttaacattatttaagCACTTTTTAAAACTCTTATCACAACTCCAAACAAGTCCTTATTATCATCCATCTGATCGCACATCATTAATTAGCTTTTATGCTCTTTATTGGGTAGATAATTAGTACCTGGAGAATACTTCAAAATGGGATTTACTCATTTGTTTTCATAAATGATATGagattaattgaaataaaagttaatagttgaataaaatataattaaaatatatatttttaatattatttttattttaagatttgaaaaagttgaattgtttattttattttatatgaaaatttgaaaattttataatgattagatgagatgaaatgaaaatttttatgaaagtGAACAAGTTTGAATAGATAATAAGCACTTGGAGAATACTTCAAAATGAGATTTAGTTTGGATTTAGTTTTTATTGAAATTGGATATGTTGGATGTGGGACATGTCTCATAACAAGACACATGAGACGTGTGTTGACTGTCCCGCATCCACCGAGTCCATTGATCTCAACGATAGCTGGACCCAAATATGCTCCTTAAAATGGAGTATTGATACATTGTAATTGTGGTTAAGATGCAAGTTTAAGCGCTCGAgtttaaactaaaaaatatgACGTTGATCTCTATTTTTGGTGACTTCTAATCCACATGAGGTGGAATAATGTAATCACGTATAGTGTATATCTAAATAgagttttagaagagatttcgttattaatgattaaaataaaataagatgtaaATAAGTTGGTATTTTAATCATGGAACCAGCCAAGTTGCATAATTGGAGTGTCACCCAAGGGGATCGAGAATGAGATTACGAAATGAATGAAATGCCTAATTGGTTGGGGGAAAGAAAAGAGGACAAAATCCGGGAGACAACAGGTGGCTCCAAAGAGCTCAACTGGGCCCGCCAATGGGTCCTCTACCAATACCCAATTGGAGACCGAACGACTTTTCTTACGGCTGCTTTGTCTCCTATTGTGGACTTATCAAAAGCTTCTAATCGTATTAAATAAACGAACTTTTGGTCAATTTTAATTAGTCATTACAGAGCCTTTGCTTCCACAACACCAAGAAAGCTATGTCTGCTGCTCCTATCATTGCTTTATTTTGTGAAAGCCAAACGGCTCAATATTCCTATTAATTACTTGAGTtccaaccctctctctctctctctctctctctctctctctctatatatatatatatatgaaagtatGAACGAGTATTTGGATTAAAAagcttttatttgcttttatatggatGATTATTTTTTGGAGGCTGTGCCCTTCAATAAAACAAAAGCAagtggataaaaataaaaggtgGGTCCTTTAATAAGATTTTTGTTACTTATATCATGtcaacatgacataaacatacCACTTAATACTTATAATTAAAACGTATACTTTTTTTGCTAGCTGATATGACAGCCttttatattaatgtattaacccacaaaaataaagacaaaTCAATGCAAATTTATAGTATATGCATTATATATGGCATTCATTATATTCACCAACTTAAATATACCAAGGCTCTCAGCGggaaacaataaataaatgaataaatgaaGAACTTGGCCATATTGGAACTGCTTGGATATATAGACTAATGGCCATGCAGTGGCCCATTTCTACAACGTGGGGTTTAAGTTTGACCGGGAAAGATGTACCTCGATCTGCTGCATCATTGAGCAACCACTTGTTTGCAACATCCCACACACTAAGCCTATAATTGCAAGTTACAACACCATCATCATCTGGTCATGTGTTAAAATTGAGGTCGAGTTGGCAAATATGACTTGATGATGATTTGCACCACCAGCTTCATCAAACTTTCCAAACCAAGCGTCCAGATCACCCCACGTGTCCCCCTACAAAGCAAGCGTTCCCAACACTACCACCTTTTACTTCATTTGATCCTCAGATCATGCCTTCATCTATAAAACCACTCTCACCCATGCAGACCAAACCCTCAAACTACTCCATGGAAAATCGCCGGAAAAGAAGTATCTCCGGTGAAAGGTTCTCGTTTCCGAGCACTCCTGGGGCTGAAGACCAAGACTCCGACTTCGAGTTTGGTTCTGTTACACCGGACTCGCCCTCTACCGATCCCTTCAAAAACTCTCCTGCCGACTATTTGTTCTTCAATGGCCGGCTCTTACCACATGCTTTTCCTATTCAATCAGCAGCCAATATCATCATCGACAGCTCTCGTACAACGAGCCGAACAAGCAGCATTAGCAGCAAGGACTCGCTGAGGTCGTCGAGAAGCAATAGCACAaatagcagcagcagcagtccAAGGACAAGCGCGAGTGATAATTCTGAGAGACGATTGTTGTATCGGAACAAAGTTGCATCCAAAGCAAGTACTTTGGTTAGAGATCATAATGGATACCAAGCTGGCAATAAAGCTCTCACAGCTCAATTAGTATGTGGGTCTTCTCAAAGGTGGCAATATATTACAGTGCCTGTACCCATTTTGACTCGCGAGCCTTCGCGTAGAAAGAAAATGGAGATGGTGGGGAAGAAATTAAGACCAAAGAAACAAACCGAGGAGAGGAAAGGAGCAAGCTTGTGGCCTTTCGCGAGATTCTTCTGGTGGATCGTCTCGGCCTGTAAACAATGCCATGCCATGGAACCGTCGAGGAAAGATCATGTGTTACAAGGAAACATGGAGTTAGAATAACTTGCCCATTTCAATAGTTTGGTTTTTAGTATCATGTCGCTAGGCATAGTGATTTGGTTTGCTTGGTTTTGAAACTGATGTGAGAAACAAAAGTACTTCCGAGATCCGAGAGGAGATTGGACGTCATTAATTGGCGTGttaatgatttttgttttagttttttacaTCGTTATTAAAATCATTAAGTACCCAAGAGCATCTGTAAAGGGTTGTAAACTAACGTGATTGCTGTAACTGCGGTTGCTTTGTAGGAAGATGATTGTGGTATGTCGggtttttcttttacaaaagcAGAAAGTGAGTAATTGTTTTATCCTTTTTGTCTACTCATTTTCTTCCTTTCCTATCTATTTGAACTTAGCACACGTATAAGCAAAGTATCAGCTTTTGAACTTTAATTCTAACCAATTAACGAGGAAGCTAGCTGAACTTTTCCTCATTGTATAATGGAGAGAGGTAGGTTTTCTAACTGTTATTATTTATCATCGTAGGTTATAGAAAATCGAAAAttcaattattaatatttatgttaaaatatttaacacaaGTAACAGtctatatatagttttataaatttgtGCATACGGTTGCTTATGTTTTGAAACCGAGATTTTTAGAcaattctttgttttttggtaATAAAGAGTTGTAGCATATGCAAACTTCCTTCTTTTTCATCCCCTTCAAATGAAACCAGTGGGCCTGGTTTCAATTATGCCGATGACCATGGCTggcatacatgcatgcaagccTCAAGTTGTGGGGAATTACCTGATGATAAAAACTTTTTAGAAGCCAGATTCCAATATGTATGTCGATATCTCCTATAAGCCGGAATATCATTTGTATATTTAGTTGTTTCCACTGAATCATGCACTACATTTATGTGATGATCATGACTGGGAATGATCGTTAATCATTTAGTGAGGAATTGGAAAAGCATAGGCCCGATCAATATATATGATTGCTCGAATGATTCTCTGGAAGTTGGAACTGTGTATGTACACTTTGGGCAGCTCACAGCAATAGATCAGCGAGTTATTTCTAGAATGCCATGCAAGCCTGCATGCCTCAGCCAAAGGAATATATACCAAAACTTGACAATCAACAGGTATATTGATCTAAGAGTTCCAACCTTCAAGCTTTCCTTTGCTGATGTAAAACATTTGATAGAGGATATGCATGCCCATTGCCTCCTGAAATATTAGAAGATATTATATGCTGTAAAGTCACTTGATATCTCTCTAATCATGCCAACTTTTACAGTAGATATCCCTCAGGTAAATAATATCATGTCATTATTTAATAAACTTGATGTTAccgataatttaaaaattgCTGACAACCTTGGGAATGAGAGAATATTTCCAGTGATGGAGAACCCAAAAATACATTTATGTGCTTTTGTGCATGCATGTGATCGTGCAAATACGAGTGCGAGATCATGTGAGTTTGAACTATTTTGTGTCAgaatataaattgaataaattaataatacatgTCTTTCTTGCATgtccattttaatttttgaaataagTGACCATTTAACAATTTGAAATTGGAATAACTCACTGGGTTGCTACAAATCTCGAATCGAATTAATTAGCCAaagtttacaatattttttaatccaaatcacCATGCTAGTTTTGCCTTTCATGGAAGTTTGAAGTAATTGCCATCGAAGTGTTAAGTCATGCATGGTGTATCTTTTGGGCATGATGATAGGATTACTACCtcctactatttatttattgctctatagtgtatttaaaatttttatttttttattattgtcttttaagtatttttttaatatccttaattattaagaaaaaattaaaaatatatatatatagttttattaatagtaactttcttaatcattaaataaataataaataaataaaaataatagtaaatgagTGGTAGGTGGACGCTACTAGCACGTAATCGCTGATCATGGGATGGAGTTACTCAAGAAATCTGAATACGGAAACGATGTTCTTGATCGACCATATATGGCGCTTGATTCGGaaatgattttaacatttaattaGCCAAGAAAAATATAGCTTTCGTCCTGAAAATTGAATATTGCGCTAAACAGGGCAAGTTACTACTGTATTCTTTTGAATCTTTGCAGTATTCAGAGAATTTCAAGGAGAATTTACGTTCCGATGAACTGCAACAAATGATCACAAGTAGTCATGGTAATGGAAAAAAGGAACACAGAATATAAAGAGCATAAAAACGTACAGGAACGAGAACATGAGCAGCAAAGGAACACAAAAGCTAAAATGTCATCGTTTTTCCCTCTAATACAAGTCTTTTCAATTCACTCCAAGAAGTTCTCCATGACATCTGAGTACATACCCCCTTCAGGATTCCTATACTCCATAGGTTGGTGCTGCTGGTGATCAATAGAAGTTGAAGAAGAGGATGAAGCCATTCTGGCCGGCAATGTAAAGCTCCTCTTGAATTTGTTTTCCATCTTTCTTGCACTCTCTGGATGGCTGTCCAAGCTCAAGAACTCATTTGGGTTTGCTCCACCACCATTATGCATATTTAAGGCATCTGAATTCGGGTTTGAATTCTTTCCTTCAAGGATGTGAGGGTGGTGATGGTGGTCGGGTTTGTTTCCTAAGCTGTCCGGGTTAAACAACAGCTTGGCATCATCAGTACGTCCAGTGAGAGCATTGAAGAAAGACAGCCCATTTGGCCACTTGATGTCGCTTTCGTGCTCTCCCACCATATCTTCCATACGGGTTTCTGATGAATGAGGTAGAAGAAACATGTGGGTCTCATCTTTGGCTTGTTGAAATCCAAGTCTGGCCGAGTTTGGAAAATTGGGTGAAGAAAGCATAGAAGTTGCAGACGGAAGTGGCCTTTGGCCCCAGTTGAAGAGCGGAGTAGGAGGGCGGATTGGAAGGGGTGATTGCTTTGAAGGTagtgaggaagaagaggaagggTTCCCGTCTGAAGAAAAGAGCTGGGAGAGGTAGAACCCAGACTGATAGCCTAGAGATTCAAAGGTATGCCTCATtcttagcacgaaatggagatCCTCAGGTATCTGTTATTAGACATTTATCTCTCAGTTTGATCAAACATACGTAAGACTCATTTATTTAGTACAAAAAATCACTGTTTGAAAATCAACCAAATGTATAATCGTAGCTTCTAATTGAGAAGATCaagacaagaagaagaaaaaaaaaaacaaacgaaCAAACTCACAATCTTGCAAGAACCCAACTGTAGAAGGCCGTGGCCAGCTTGAATTACAGCTATTGTCTGGTCATGGAGTTGAATCAAGGAGCACAAAAAGTCTTTAGTAGTTGGAAAAAAAccgaaaagagaagaaaaaaaaaaaacagtaggACTGGAAACAGTGAAATAACAGTTTCTTTTCTGACCTGAATTCCTGACTCGAATTGATCAGTCCATTCAGGAGGAAGCTGCATTAAATGCCACCAAAAATAGGAAGGTTACCGTCAATCATTAAGATGGTACTATCCAACCAATAGTAGACCAgaacataaagaaaaattaatatatctGAAACTAAATCTAGAATTGaacgaagaaaaaaaataatgggtGTTTCTGTGCGTTGAGTTCCCATACAGCATCAAAAGAACTCTGCCAGTAGTTGGAGATATTTGGTTCGCATTCTGTTGGTTCTTTGAAGACCCATTTATGACACTTATCAGATGCAACTTTCCCCATCAACCTGTTGGAATCAATATCACCCAGTCAGGccccccatatgataagaagaCTCTTCACCTTTTACAACTCTCTACTTTCCATGTTACTCTCTACTTTCCATGTTACCTCAAGATTTtggttaagagagagagagagacagaagaGAGAGGATCGAAACCACAACACCAAAAAAACACCTACCCAGTACCCACCCTTCTCCATAATTATATAACTGAATGGACATCTTGCTGAAGGATCTTCTGACAGGATCTTCGCCACCATCAATCTCTTCCACACAATCGCCAACTCTTCCTCGACAAAACCCATCTTCCCACATCAACATTCTTCACAAGGTTTTGACAGACAAAAATTATATCCAGTTGAAATTACTGAAGAACATATCGTGCAAACAAAAACTTACTAGATGACAATCAATAATTATCAatcacaaaaactaaaatacaaacaaaataaacatcttccaatttcactcttttttccACTCTTTTCTTACAAGGAAGACAGTAATGCTCTGTCTCGTCTCTGAGCAAAGGAAACAAAGAATGTAAATTATACCGCTAAGCTGAACATAGTGTTTGAAAATACTACTCTGTTTAATAAATCCTCTgctttctcagcaaccaaactgAGAGGTGAAGGCAAACCATACTTACAGGCTACCGTTGTCGTCTCCAACCTTGCACCCATTTCCCCCTCTGACTCTTctgcaataaaaagaaaagagatccaTTTTAAGGAAGCAGTTCAGATAAAAGCATAatacagagagacagagacggAGACAGAGAAAGACACACGGGCGAGGACGGATGGTCCAGAAGACAGAGTAAGTCCAGTCTGAGTTGAGGCAGACGCTTCTGAGGGCCTCATGAAGGGCCATCATCCCAACAGCTTCTTTGCTCCTATCTGATGCTCCTGAGcccaccatctctctctctctctctctctctctctctctctctctctctctctctctctctctctctctctctctctctctaatatatatgacttttcttttttcctctttcactTGCACACACTTGGACCCTTATGAGTACCCCTCTCAACCTCTGAAACACCGCTACTTCTAACTGAACtcaatttttatcttcttttgcaACTCTGCGACGCTTAACCACCACATAGAATATCCTTTCATCTCTCTCTGCTGTGTTTGTTTTTGGCTGGCTTCCCCACCTCCCCttgctcctccctccctcttctctctctactATTCCTTTTTGTTTGTCCCGAGTATTTGCCGATCTTGACAGAGGAAGGTAAAGAAGAGTAAGATAAAGAGGGAGGGATGAATGTTATAACTAGTAATTAATAAACCATGAAAACTGTGGGGACAGCTTGTATCCGCTTTCTGTCTCTTGCAAAGCACTACAGTGGAAGTGAGGgcagaataaaataataaatagaaaaccaaaaataaaggcTGTTGCTAATTATGATAATTCAAAATCACGTTTCTGCCCTTTT
This Carya illinoinensis cultivar Pawnee chromosome 11, C.illinoinensisPawnee_v1, whole genome shotgun sequence DNA region includes the following protein-coding sequences:
- the LOC122280908 gene encoding uncharacterized protein LOC122280908, whose product is MPSSIKPLSPMQTKPSNYSMENRRKRSISGERFSFPSTPGAEDQDSDFEFGSVTPDSPSTDPFKNSPADYLFFNGRLLPHAFPIQSAANIIIDSSRTTSRTSSISSKDSLRSSRSNSTNSSSSSPRTSASDNSERRLLYRNKVASKASTLVRDHNGYQAGNKALTAQLVCGSSQRWQYITVPVPILTREPSRRKKMEMVGKKLRPKKQTEERKGASLWPFARFFWWIVSACKQCHAMEPSRKDHVLQGNMELE
- the LOC122281785 gene encoding probable protein phosphatase 2C 39, which gives rise to MTGREILLKMKEKVGLGSSDPDSGKGKSKMSKNITHGFHLVKGKSHHPMEDYVVAQFKQVDDHELGLFAIFDGHLSHDVPNYLRSHLFENILKEPDFWTQTEKAIRKAYRITDDNILEKAVDLGKGGSTAVTAILINGQKLVVANVGDSRAVICKNGVAKQLSIDHEPSMERESIEERGGFVSNFPGDVPRVDGQLAVARAFGDKSLKKHLSSEPHIAVEPIDDETEFIILASDGLWKVMSNQEAADYIREIKDARSAAKLLTEEALNRKSSDDISCIVVRFR
- the LOC122280604 gene encoding protein RICE SALT SENSITIVE 3-like codes for the protein MVGSGASDRSKEAVGMMALHEALRSVCLNSDWTYSVFWTIRPRPRVRGGNGCKVGDDNGSLMLMWEDGFCRGRVGDCVEEIDGGEDPVRRSFSKMSIQLYNYGEGLMGKVASDKCHKWVFKEPTECEPNISNYWQSSFDALPPEWTDQFESGIQTIAVIQAGHGLLQLGSCKIIPEDLHFVLRMRHTFESLGYQSGFYLSQLFSSDGNPSSSSSLPSKQSPLPIRPPTPLFNWGQRPLPSATSMLSSPNFPNSARLGFQQAKDETHMFLLPHSSETRMEDMVGEHESDIKWPNGLSFFNALTGRTDDAKLLFNPDSLGNKPDHHHHPHILEGKNSNPNSDALNMHNGGGANPNEFLSLDSHPESARKMENKFKRSFTLPARMASSSSSTSIDHQQHQPMEYRNPEGGMYSDVMENFLE